From one Equus asinus isolate D_3611 breed Donkey chromosome 5, EquAss-T2T_v2, whole genome shotgun sequence genomic stretch:
- the LOC106829701 gene encoding ral guanine nucleotide dissociation stimulator-like, whose product MGQQLSNDALDSTTLQEGKVPHAAKRGQGRLRAENPSRAKSKASRLVWTVQAGTRQKRVEHLVPAFLEGDTAYVHSFLCTYRGFATTRQVLELLFQRAISFILGAWLRWYPEDFIQPPDVPSLELLLAYIGLNMPGSELEHRARVLLSQLEHPEHTEAKTEAAAPPKDAEAPEDPAPSLPLVPSPAQSRTGIFRATAGSRPSASTCSIPATTLSS is encoded by the exons atgggccagcagctgagcaacgacgccctcgactccaccaccctgcaggaagggaaggtgccccacgctgccaagcgaggccagggccggctcagg gctgaaaatccatcccgagcgaagagcaaagcgtcccgcctggtgtggaccgtccaggctggaacgcggcagaagcgagtggagcacctggtgcccgccttcctggagggcgacaccgcctacgtccacagcttcctgtgcacttatagaggttttgccaccacacgacaggtgctggagctgctgtttcaaag ggccatctccttcattctgggcgcctggctccgatggtaccctgaggattttatccagcccccagatgttcccagcctggaactgctcttggcctacattggtctcaatatgcccggctcggagctggagcaccgcgcccgcgttcttctttcccagctggagcaccctgagcacactgaggccaagactgagg ctgcagctccaccgaaagatgcggaagcccctgaagatccggcaccatctctccctctcgtgcccagcccagctcagagccgcacaggcatcttccgagccacagccggctcaagaccttcagcaagcacttgcagcatcccagccactaccctcagctcctga